The Hymenobacter sp. DG01 genome has a segment encoding these proteins:
- a CDS encoding sigma-54 dependent transcriptional regulator: MPRILIIDDEKAIRHTLKEILEYESYQVDQAEDGPTGLDMLIRDKYDVVLCDIKMPKMDGIEVLERARIVAPNAAFIMVSAHGNVEMAVDATKKGAFDFLQKPPDLNRLLVTVRNALDRTKLTAETTKLATENKTLKKKLAKNSEMIGDSAALTAVRKAIEKVAPTDARVLITGPNGAGKEMVARQLHELSNRSSGPLVEVNCAAIPSELIESELFGHEKGSFTSAVKQRIGKFEQADGGTLFLDEIGDMSLSAQAKVLRALQESKITRVGGEKEISVNVRVLAATNKDLLQEIADRNFREDLYHRLSVILIQVPALNDRRDDIPALIEKFLKDIAADYGNKPKRIEDAALSYLQRLDWRGNIRELRNVVERLVIMSDDTITEADARAFAGK; this comes from the coding sequence ATGCCCCGCATCTTAATTATTGACGACGAAAAGGCCATTCGGCACACGCTGAAGGAAATTCTCGAATACGAAAGCTACCAGGTAGATCAGGCCGAGGATGGCCCCACGGGCCTGGACATGCTCATCCGCGACAAGTACGACGTGGTGCTCTGCGACATCAAAATGCCCAAGATGGACGGCATTGAGGTGCTGGAGCGGGCCCGCATTGTGGCGCCCAACGCGGCCTTCATCATGGTGTCGGCCCACGGCAACGTGGAAATGGCCGTGGATGCTACCAAGAAGGGCGCCTTCGACTTCCTGCAGAAGCCACCAGACCTGAACCGCCTGCTGGTAACTGTGCGCAACGCCCTGGACCGTACCAAGCTCACGGCCGAAACCACCAAGCTGGCCACTGAAAACAAGACGCTTAAGAAGAAGCTGGCCAAAAACTCGGAAATGATTGGCGATTCGGCGGCCCTCACGGCCGTGCGTAAAGCCATCGAGAAGGTTGCTCCTACCGATGCGCGCGTGCTCATTACGGGCCCTAATGGTGCCGGCAAGGAAATGGTGGCCCGTCAGCTGCACGAGCTTAGCAACCGCAGCAGCGGCCCTCTGGTGGAGGTAAACTGCGCCGCTATTCCTTCGGAGCTGATTGAGTCCGAGCTGTTCGGGCACGAAAAGGGCTCGTTCACGTCGGCCGTAAAGCAGCGCATCGGTAAGTTTGAGCAAGCCGACGGCGGTACGCTGTTCCTCGACGAAATTGGCGACATGAGCCTTTCAGCCCAGGCCAAAGTGCTGCGCGCCCTGCAGGAAAGCAAGATTACGCGCGTAGGCGGCGAGAAGGAAATTTCGGTGAACGTGCGGGTGCTGGCAGCTACCAACAAGGACCTGCTCCAGGAAATTGCGGACCGCAACTTCCGCGAGGACCTTTACCACCGCCTCTCCGTCATCCTTATCCAGGTACCCGCCCTCAACGACCGCCGCGACGATATTCCGGCCCTCATCGAGAAATTCCTGAAGGACATAGCCGCCGACTACGGCAACAAACCCAAGCGCATTGAGGATGCCGCCCTCTCCTACCTGCAACGCCTAGACTGGCGCGGCAACATTCGGGAGCTGCGCAACGTGGTGGAGCGCCTCGTTATCATGAGCGACGATACCATTACCGAAGCCGACGCCCGCGCTTTCGCCGGGAAGTAA
- a CDS encoding acyl transferase, with protein sequence MSFRTEYLHQLPHLTAATAEAAALQLFAYQARHCPPYRAYLAALGCQPDQVQRLADIPFLPIEFFKTHEVRTDGAEWEPQEVFLSSGTTQQQRSHHYVRDPQLYRQHAARIFEHYYGPLSGWTVLALLPSYLEQGQSSLVAMVDYFAQVSGQRQPAFFLHDHAALLAALREAKQDTSRRVLLMGVSYALLDLAAEYAGDPALLGLTVLETGGMKGRRREMIREELHAELQQAFGPAGIHSEYGMTELLGQAYSFGDGRFHAPPQLQVLLRDPSDPFSVSATRASGAINVIDLANVDSCAFIETKDLARMHPDGSFEVLGRLDNSDIRGCNQMV encoded by the coding sequence ATGAGTTTCCGCACCGAATACCTGCACCAGCTCCCGCACCTGACGGCGGCCACCGCCGAGGCGGCCGCCCTGCAATTATTTGCCTACCAGGCCCGGCATTGCCCGCCTTACCGCGCGTACCTGGCCGCCTTGGGTTGCCAGCCAGATCAGGTGCAGCGGCTGGCGGATATCCCGTTCCTACCCATTGAGTTTTTCAAAACCCACGAGGTGCGCACCGACGGGGCCGAGTGGGAGCCGCAGGAAGTGTTTCTGAGCAGCGGCACCACCCAGCAGCAGCGCAGCCACCACTACGTCCGCGACCCGCAGCTGTACCGCCAGCACGCGGCCCGCATCTTTGAACACTACTACGGCCCGCTTTCTGGCTGGACGGTGCTGGCTTTGCTACCCTCGTATCTGGAGCAAGGCCAGTCGTCGTTGGTGGCTATGGTCGATTATTTCGCCCAAGTTTCGGGGCAGCGGCAGCCGGCTTTCTTTCTGCACGACCACGCGGCGTTGCTGGCGGCTCTGCGCGAAGCCAAGCAGGATACCAGCCGCCGGGTGCTGCTGATGGGGGTGAGCTACGCCCTGCTGGACCTGGCCGCCGAGTACGCCGGCGACCCAGCCCTGCTGGGCCTGACGGTGCTGGAAACTGGGGGCATGAAGGGCCGCCGTCGCGAAATGATACGGGAGGAGTTGCACGCCGAGCTGCAACAGGCTTTCGGACCGGCCGGCATTCACTCTGAGTACGGCATGACGGAGCTGCTGGGCCAGGCCTACAGCTTCGGCGACGGCCGTTTCCACGCCCCGCCCCAGCTGCAAGTGCTCCTGCGCGACCCTTCTGACCCGTTTTCGGTGTCGGCCACCAGGGCTAGTGGCGCCATTAACGTCATCGACCTAGCTAACGTGGACTCCTGCGCCTTTATCGAAACCAAGGACTTGGCCCGCATGCACCCCGATGGCTCATTTGAAGTGCTCGGCCGCCTCGATAACTCCGATATCAGGGGGTGCAACCAGATGGTATAA